From a single Oreochromis niloticus isolate F11D_XX linkage group LG4, O_niloticus_UMD_NMBU, whole genome shotgun sequence genomic region:
- the LOC109201984 gene encoding adenylosuccinate lyase-like: protein MESHAEDIDFAMAAEEERKLRHDVMAHVHTFAHCCPTAAPIIHLGATSCYVGDNTDLIALRDGFNILLPKLARVIDRLANFAEEYADLPTLGFTHFQ, encoded by the exons ATGGAGAGCCATGCAGAGGACATTGACTTTGCCATGGCGGCTGAAGAAGAGCGAAAGCTGAGGCACGATGTCATGGCGCACGTCCACACCTTTGCACACTGCTGCCCCACAGCTGCTCCCATCATCCACCTCGGAGCTACGTCATGCTATGTGGGAGACAATACT GATCTCATTGCATTGCGTGATGGCTTCAACATCCTCTTGCCCAAG CTGGCCAGAGTCATCGACCGGCTGGCAAACTTTGCAGAGGAATACGCTGACCTCCCCACGCTCGGCTTTACACACTTCCAGTGA